In Roseiconus lacunae, a genomic segment contains:
- a CDS encoding ABC-F family ATP-binding cassette domain-containing protein, producing the protein MAVLIQVRDAHKRFGDQVLLDGAEVSLVDDVKVGFIGRNGAGKSTFLRAILGDEELERGEVTHHPSLRIGYLRQHDPFKEGESALDFLMRESGQPDWKCGEVAGQFELKGDYLEGPVKALSGGWQTRVKLAGLLLNDPNLLMLDEPTNFLDLRTQILLEHFLKSFNKAALIISHDRAFLKATCSHTLELSRGKLTMFSGPIDRFLEHREERREHDRRVNATVIAKQKQLQRFIDKNRANASTASQARSKSKQLERLQTTEVEVDEPTVHIRAPLVPNPRQGTVMRCEELAIGYPGHTVADQISLEIEHGQRAAIVGDNGQGKTTLLRTLVDSLSPIEGHIKWGHGTELGTYAQHVYTSLDERRTVLEHLEYESNADTTRQDCLNMAGALLFRDSHINKKVKVLSGGERARLCMAGLLLGTANVLVLDEPGNHLDVETVEALAEALLEYKGTVIFTSHDRHFMSRVATNIIEVRDGTVKNYFGDYDSYLQSVESEIDQGERDRASGNQTSSSGPPPKGKTQNYRENQRESRKAEKELKNLEKKIARLDDEKKSINDQLMTETDPKKAVELHEELTKLGEELEAAEERWLELSDFS; encoded by the coding sequence ATGGCAGTTTTAATTCAAGTACGCGACGCTCATAAACGCTTCGGAGATCAAGTTCTCCTTGATGGTGCCGAAGTCTCTTTGGTTGACGACGTCAAAGTTGGGTTTATCGGCCGCAACGGTGCGGGAAAGAGTACCTTCTTGCGAGCAATACTCGGTGACGAAGAACTCGAACGCGGTGAGGTCACCCATCACCCTTCGCTACGAATCGGTTACCTGAGGCAGCACGATCCCTTCAAGGAAGGTGAGTCGGCACTTGATTTTTTAATGCGCGAAAGCGGCCAGCCGGATTGGAAGTGTGGTGAGGTTGCGGGCCAGTTTGAACTCAAGGGCGATTACCTGGAAGGTCCCGTCAAGGCGCTTTCGGGTGGTTGGCAAACACGGGTCAAGCTTGCCGGCTTGTTGCTCAACGACCCGAATCTGTTGATGCTCGATGAGCCGACAAACTTCTTGGACTTGCGGACTCAGATTTTGCTCGAACATTTTTTGAAGAGCTTCAACAAGGCCGCGTTGATTATCAGCCACGACCGGGCCTTTCTGAAAGCGACCTGTTCCCACACGTTAGAACTGTCTCGCGGCAAGCTGACGATGTTCAGTGGTCCGATCGACCGATTCTTAGAGCACCGTGAAGAGCGGCGTGAGCACGATCGTCGTGTGAATGCGACGGTGATCGCCAAACAAAAACAGTTGCAGCGATTCATTGACAAGAATCGTGCGAACGCATCGACCGCCAGTCAAGCACGCAGCAAATCGAAACAGCTTGAACGACTTCAAACGACTGAGGTCGAAGTCGACGAACCGACCGTTCATATTCGTGCGCCGTTGGTTCCGAACCCTCGACAAGGGACCGTGATGCGTTGCGAAGAACTCGCGATCGGTTACCCAGGACACACCGTGGCCGATCAGATCTCCCTCGAAATCGAACACGGCCAGCGCGCCGCGATCGTCGGAGACAACGGCCAAGGTAAAACGACGTTGCTAAGGACCCTGGTCGATTCTCTTTCGCCGATCGAAGGACACATCAAATGGGGGCATGGAACTGAATTGGGGACTTATGCGCAGCACGTCTACACCAGTTTGGACGAACGACGCACGGTCCTCGAGCATCTTGAGTATGAATCCAACGCAGACACCACGCGGCAAGATTGCTTGAACATGGCCGGCGCTTTGTTGTTCCGTGACAGTCATATCAATAAAAAGGTCAAGGTGCTGTCCGGAGGCGAGCGAGCTCGCTTGTGCATGGCCGGTTTGCTACTGGGGACGGCCAACGTGTTGGTCCTTGATGAACCGGGCAACCACTTGGATGTCGAAACGGTCGAGGCGCTTGCCGAAGCACTGCTCGAATACAAAGGTACCGTGATCTTTACCTCACACGACCGTCACTTCATGAGTCGTGTCGCGACAAACATTATCGAAGTCCGTGACGGTACGGTAAAGAATTACTTTGGTGACTACGATTCGTATTTACAAAGTGTCGAATCAGAAATCGATCAAGGCGAACGAGATCGAGCGTCCGGCAATCAAACGTCATCCTCCGGACCGCCTCCGAAAGGCAAGACGCAAAATTATCGCGAGAATCAACGCGAGTCGCGAAAGGCCGAGAAAGAACTCAAAAACCTTGAAAAGAAAATCGCTCGCTTAGACGACGAGAAAAAGTCGATCAATGATCAGTTGATGACGGAAACTGATCCCAAAAAAGCTGTCGAGCTGCACGAAGAATTGACCAAGCTGGGCGAGGAACTGGAAGCCGCCGAAGAACGCTGGTTGGAACTGAGTGACTTTAGTTAA
- a CDS encoding proprotein convertase P-domain-containing protein: protein MNRLLIGACAIACALTVQSQSHGDVVVANGDGFLIPDDSPAGISSVITITQNEMVSDIQVDLVGLSHSWAGDLVATLTSPSGTKADLFYQIGVGVYGDGSDFSGDYSFADGGADLDATMAGLNGGTAAPSGLYQAATDNGNPVFLTATFAGETTAGDWILNIRDDASADTGSLDSWGLRFTSTRIAAVPEPGHASLLILTGLAVLKRRRRR from the coding sequence GTGAACAGACTCTTGATTGGCGCATGCGCGATTGCGTGTGCCTTGACCGTCCAAAGTCAATCGCACGGCGACGTTGTCGTTGCGAACGGTGATGGATTCTTGATACCGGACGACTCGCCGGCCGGAATCAGTTCGGTGATTACGATCACGCAAAATGAAATGGTCAGCGACATTCAAGTCGACTTGGTGGGGCTTTCGCATTCTTGGGCGGGAGATTTGGTCGCGACATTGACTTCGCCCAGTGGTACCAAGGCCGACTTGTTTTATCAAATCGGTGTCGGCGTTTACGGCGACGGTTCTGACTTTAGCGGCGACTATAGCTTTGCCGACGGTGGCGCGGATCTCGATGCGACGATGGCGGGACTTAACGGCGGGACGGCCGCACCATCGGGGCTCTATCAAGCCGCCACGGACAACGGTAACCCGGTGTTCTTGACGGCGACATTCGCTGGTGAGACCACGGCCGGCGATTGGATACTCAATATTCGTGACGATGCGTCGGCCGACACAGGATCGCTCGACAGTTGGGGATTGCGATTCACATCGACTCGTATCGCTGCCGTACCGGAACCAGGACATGCGTCTTTGTTGATCCTCACGGGATTAGCGGTGTTGAAACGTCGACGCCGTCGGTAG
- a CDS encoding aldehyde dehydrogenase (NADP(+)), with amino-acid sequence MPAKVLIAGTWRDADSTGTFQATNPNTAETLPAEFPISSWADCDAALEAAAEAAVAMRRLSADQIAAFLECYADKIDAAKDSLSEAAFAETGLAKSPRLADVELPRTSNQLRSAAASCRSGDWAHATIDTATGIRSCYEPLGPVCVFGPNNFPFAFGSVSGGDFAAAIAAGNPVIGKANSSHPETTRLFAELALAAAEETGVPTSIVQLIYRTSHADGERLVADPRVGATGYTGSRNAGLKLKAAADAAGKQIYLELSSVNPVVILPGALAARKDELVDEFITSALMGTGQFCTNPGLVLLLADDASEAFISQVKERFGGTAAGTLLSPAVATSLKSSVETLCGFGAELLVGGGEIESGRCALANTLLRASAEQFLANPEGFQTEAFGNASLVVVADNLDQLCQVIASLEGNLTGCVYSDPNGSDDDSYDAVAFELTPKVGRILNDKMPTGVAVSAAMNHGGPYPSTGHPGFTAVGIPASLIRFAKLTSYDNVRPGRLPALLADKNPTGSTPRRIDGSWTTNDVS; translated from the coding sequence ATGCCAGCCAAAGTCCTAATCGCCGGTACCTGGCGAGACGCCGATTCGACCGGAACCTTCCAAGCGACCAACCCCAACACCGCCGAAACGCTGCCGGCCGAATTTCCGATTAGCTCATGGGCCGACTGCGATGCCGCACTTGAAGCCGCCGCGGAAGCGGCCGTTGCGATGCGTCGACTTTCGGCCGACCAAATCGCCGCGTTTCTGGAGTGCTACGCGGACAAGATCGATGCGGCCAAAGATTCGCTCTCCGAAGCGGCGTTCGCAGAGACCGGACTTGCGAAGTCACCTCGACTTGCGGACGTTGAGTTACCTCGAACCAGTAACCAACTCCGTTCCGCGGCAGCATCCTGCCGATCCGGTGATTGGGCCCACGCAACGATCGATACCGCAACCGGTATCCGCTCGTGCTACGAACCTCTCGGCCCGGTTTGCGTGTTTGGCCCCAACAATTTTCCGTTTGCCTTCGGAAGCGTTTCCGGTGGCGACTTCGCCGCCGCGATCGCTGCCGGAAACCCGGTCATCGGAAAAGCGAATAGCTCGCATCCGGAGACCACTCGCTTGTTTGCTGAGTTGGCTTTGGCCGCGGCCGAAGAAACCGGTGTGCCGACTTCAATCGTCCAGTTGATTTACCGAACCAGTCATGCCGACGGGGAACGCTTGGTCGCCGATCCACGCGTCGGGGCAACCGGCTACACCGGAAGTCGCAACGCGGGACTGAAGCTTAAAGCCGCCGCCGATGCTGCCGGAAAGCAAATCTACTTGGAACTTTCCAGTGTCAACCCGGTCGTGATTCTGCCCGGTGCCTTGGCGGCTCGTAAGGACGAGTTGGTCGATGAATTCATTACCAGCGCGCTGATGGGAACCGGCCAGTTCTGCACCAACCCCGGCTTGGTCTTGTTGCTCGCCGACGACGCATCCGAAGCCTTCATCTCACAGGTGAAGGAACGCTTCGGTGGGACCGCCGCCGGAACCTTGCTTTCTCCGGCAGTGGCGACAAGCCTGAAGTCCAGCGTAGAAACGCTTTGTGGGTTCGGCGCCGAACTTTTGGTCGGTGGCGGCGAGATTGAATCGGGACGCTGTGCACTTGCGAACACGCTGCTGCGTGCATCCGCCGAGCAATTTCTTGCCAATCCGGAAGGATTCCAAACCGAAGCGTTTGGCAATGCATCCTTGGTAGTCGTCGCAGATAACCTGGATCAGCTTTGCCAGGTGATTGCAAGTTTGGAAGGCAATCTGACCGGCTGTGTCTACAGCGATCCCAACGGCAGTGATGACGATTCCTATGACGCAGTCGCCTTCGAACTGACGCCCAAGGTAGGGCGAATCCTGAACGACAAAATGCCAACTGGCGTTGCCGTGTCGGCAGCGATGAACCATGGCGGTCCGTACCCTTCGACCGGCCATCCCGGTTTCACTGCCGTGGGGATTCCGGCAAGTTTGATTCGGTTTGCCAAATTAACTAGCTATGACAACGTCCGCCCGGGGCGTCTGCCGGCGTTACTTGCCGACAAGAACCCGACCGGATCAACACCACGACGGATTGACGGATCATGGACGACCAACGATGTGTCCTAG
- a CDS encoding fumarylacetoacetate hydrolase family protein: MKLAKFIDSSDSVRFGRVVESELIPLVASDTYPTLAAILAAPSPIEAAGSLQSEPAIAVAPSVRWLPPIDRQEVWAAGVTYKRSQTARMEESEAAASCYDRVYNADRPELFFKATPHRVAGHLQPLRIRTDATWNVPEPEITLVLSPSLKIVGLTVGNDMSSRDIEGENPLYLPQAKCYDQCAGLGPWVALFDELPAPEALKVDLKIERSGETVFDQQTSGDQMARSFNDLVGWLGKDNSFPQGAFLMTGTGIVPTSDFTLRPNDVVHISIAEIGTLSNPIVQG; this comes from the coding sequence ATGAAGTTAGCAAAATTTATCGACTCTTCCGACTCGGTACGGTTCGGTCGCGTGGTTGAAAGTGAATTAATTCCGCTGGTTGCTAGCGATACCTACCCAACGCTTGCCGCAATCCTGGCGGCTCCGTCACCGATCGAGGCTGCCGGAAGTTTGCAATCCGAACCGGCAATCGCCGTCGCTCCTAGCGTTCGCTGGTTACCGCCGATCGACCGGCAAGAGGTTTGGGCCGCCGGTGTGACGTACAAACGCAGCCAAACGGCCCGAATGGAAGAGTCTGAGGCCGCCGCCTCCTGCTACGATCGAGTTTACAACGCAGACCGACCAGAGCTGTTCTTCAAAGCCACCCCACACCGCGTTGCCGGCCACCTTCAACCACTACGAATTCGCACCGATGCGACTTGGAACGTTCCCGAACCGGAAATTACACTCGTGCTCAGCCCATCGCTGAAAATAGTCGGGTTGACGGTCGGCAACGATATGAGCTCACGGGACATTGAAGGCGAAAATCCGCTTTATCTACCTCAGGCAAAATGTTACGACCAATGCGCGGGGCTAGGACCTTGGGTTGCATTGTTTGACGAACTTCCGGCACCGGAAGCCCTGAAAGTCGACTTGAAAATTGAGCGTAGCGGCGAAACGGTTTTTGACCAGCAAACTTCGGGCGACCAGATGGCGCGGAGCTTTAACGACTTGGTCGGCTGGCTGGGAAAAGACAACTCCTTTCCCCAGGGCGCATTCCTAATGACCGGCACCGGAATCGTTCCCACGAGCGATTTTACACTGCGGCCGAACGACGTCGTCCATATTTCGATCGCTGAAATCGGCACGCTTAGCAATCCCATCGTGCAAGGTTAA